One genomic region from Arenicella chitinivorans encodes:
- a CDS encoding exopolysaccharide biosynthesis polyprenyl glycosylphosphotransferase, which yields MNRGTIRSVRSLLILVCDLVALLTIFSGVYQLRLKNLPDYLSADLWLIVFTFISTLYLSGTYVKEKSGRLPRLPIRTFFVCIVGGGLCVLWVYLLGPKEFNNYFGRGVLPLGTLLFGIATTLVRYAVNSLYHLQESRIELLYVGYSPSTHAFLDELRNHQENRGLSILSTEKIDVEQLGITQISEFLSAETLKQGWQAIIIDPEFHPTTQEKSMLISAKLSGESVISLADYYESHWFMVPVNHISDEWFLHSQGFSMLGSAISARIKRLLDAVLAAALLILTAPIILFCCLTIKVTSRGPALFKQRRVGLRGTQFTIYKLRTMHQHAEASGAQWAQEDDPRVTRVGRFMRQTRLDELPQFWNVLRGEMSFVGPRPERPEFTDTLADEIPYYNLRNLVKPGISGWAQVIFPYGASTSDALRKLQYELYYIKHQSLLLDLNIMVRTLLTIFQRGGR from the coding sequence ATGAATCGTGGCACCATTCGCAGTGTGCGAAGCCTATTGATACTGGTTTGTGATCTCGTTGCACTATTGACGATTTTTTCAGGCGTATATCAGTTACGTCTGAAAAACCTACCGGACTATCTCTCTGCGGACCTTTGGTTAATTGTGTTCACTTTCATCAGTACGCTGTACCTGTCCGGCACCTACGTCAAGGAAAAATCAGGTCGACTGCCAAGGCTGCCCATTCGAACCTTCTTCGTATGCATTGTCGGCGGCGGCTTATGCGTCCTATGGGTGTATTTGCTTGGCCCCAAAGAATTCAATAACTATTTTGGCCGTGGCGTGCTTCCGCTTGGAACTCTGCTGTTCGGTATCGCCACCACGCTCGTGCGCTATGCCGTCAACAGCTTATACCATCTACAAGAAAGCCGGATTGAACTACTTTATGTTGGTTATTCACCAAGCACACATGCATTTCTTGATGAACTGCGAAACCATCAGGAAAACCGAGGGCTTTCCATTCTCAGCACCGAAAAAATCGATGTTGAACAACTCGGAATTACTCAAATTAGCGAGTTTCTCAGCGCCGAAACACTAAAACAAGGTTGGCAGGCTATTATTATTGACCCAGAGTTCCATCCCACCACTCAAGAGAAATCAATGTTGATTTCAGCGAAGCTGTCTGGGGAGTCCGTGATATCACTGGCCGATTATTACGAGTCGCACTGGTTTATGGTGCCGGTGAATCACATCAGCGACGAATGGTTTCTGCATTCACAGGGTTTTTCAATGCTCGGTAGCGCCATCTCGGCAAGGATAAAACGATTGCTGGATGCGGTGTTAGCGGCGGCGCTATTGATATTGACCGCACCAATCATACTGTTCTGCTGCTTAACCATTAAAGTGACTTCTCGAGGCCCAGCGTTGTTCAAACAGCGTCGAGTTGGTTTACGCGGCACTCAGTTCACCATATACAAACTCCGCACGATGCATCAACACGCTGAAGCTTCTGGTGCACAATGGGCGCAAGAGGATGACCCACGCGTGACGAGGGTCGGACGTTTTATGCGTCAGACGCGACTGGACGAACTGCCGCAGTTTTGGAACGTGCTACGCGGTGAGATGAGTTTTGTTGGCCCTCGGCCGGAACGACCGGAGTTTACCGACACGCTTGCCGACGAGATTCCATATTATAACTTGCGCAACCTTGTGAAGCCTGGCATCAGCGGCTGGGCGCAAGTCATATTTCCATACGGCGCGTCAACCTCGGATGCGTTACGAAAATTACAATATGAACTGTATTACATCAAACACCAGTCGTTATTGTTGGACTTAAACATCATGGTTCGTACTTTACTGACTATTTTCCAGCGTGGCGGTCGCTAG